The following coding sequences lie in one Silvibacterium dinghuense genomic window:
- a CDS encoding response regulator, whose protein sequence is MNEIPLLRSVLLIDDDEISLSLLSLQLASAGYSVQSASSGEAALRLIAEQPRDAAPDVVLADLQMPGLCGRELALALHALLPDCLLIAMSASLGETEGYDEFLYKPLKIEAFRVILEHRPREREETMQPALQQLEEIPLLDERTFTKLKGMMSSAALAEVYGVCINDTRQRSRLILEAAGKDEPQLRRLAHTVKGGASMVGASRIAAIAAFLESAQYAVTEVPELTNKLLLGCDQLERILMTKVNSG, encoded by the coding sequence ATGAACGAGATCCCCCTATTACGCTCCGTGTTGCTGATTGACGACGATGAAATCAGCCTCTCCCTCCTGAGCCTGCAACTGGCATCGGCAGGCTACAGCGTGCAGTCTGCTTCGAGCGGCGAAGCTGCTCTCCGGCTGATTGCCGAACAACCCCGGGATGCGGCACCGGACGTTGTCCTCGCCGACCTGCAGATGCCCGGCCTGTGCGGACGTGAGCTTGCGCTGGCCTTGCACGCCCTGCTTCCCGACTGCCTCCTTATCGCGATGAGCGCTTCACTAGGAGAGACTGAGGGTTATGATGAATTTCTCTATAAGCCACTCAAAATAGAAGCTTTCCGGGTGATTCTCGAGCACCGGCCCAGGGAACGGGAAGAGACCATGCAGCCGGCCCTGCAGCAGCTGGAGGAGATCCCCCTTCTGGACGAACGTACTTTTACAAAACTCAAGGGAATGATGTCCAGCGCCGCGCTTGCCGAAGTGTATGGGGTGTGCATCAACGATACCCGGCAGCGCTCCCGGCTGATTCTCGAAGCCGCGGGCAAAGATGAGCCGCAACTCCGGCGCCTCGCCCACACCGTCAAAGGCGGGGCATCTATGGTAGGCGCTTCCCGGATCGCGGCCATTGCTGCTTTTCTGGAATCGGCGCAATATGCTGTTACCGAGGTACCAGAACTGACAAATAAATTGTTGCTCGGTTGTGACCAACTCGAGCGTATTCTGATGACAAAAGTCAATTCTGGTTGA
- a CDS encoding response regulator transcription factor, translated as MTARTSPAKHSTAASRPVLSNIRIVLADDHPVVRIGVRNMLQIDEGFDVVGDAGDGDEAITQTLELLPDILLLDLNMPRLPGLEAMRSIMSGSPAVKIILLTSTVTPQQIIEALQIGARGIVLKDALTDHLTSAIRTVISGDYWIGGKRVVNLVQALHELTKQAAVPERKTFGLTPREMDVVGCIVEGCSNRDIAKQFTLSEETVKRHLSNIFDKTGVSTRLELAMFAIAHHLVAPQL; from the coding sequence ATGACTGCCCGGACCTCTCCCGCGAAACATTCCACTGCCGCCAGCCGCCCTGTGCTGTCCAATATCCGCATCGTCCTTGCGGACGATCATCCTGTCGTCCGTATCGGCGTCCGCAACATGCTCCAGATCGACGAGGGCTTCGATGTTGTAGGAGACGCCGGAGACGGCGATGAAGCCATCACGCAGACACTCGAGCTGCTTCCCGACATTCTCCTGCTCGACCTCAACATGCCGCGCCTTCCCGGCCTCGAGGCGATGCGCTCCATCATGAGCGGCTCGCCGGCGGTCAAGATCATCCTGCTCACCAGCACGGTCACCCCGCAGCAGATCATCGAGGCGCTGCAGATCGGCGCACGCGGCATCGTCCTCAAGGATGCGCTTACGGATCATCTGACCAGCGCCATCCGTACCGTGATCTCCGGTGACTATTGGATCGGCGGCAAGCGTGTCGTCAACCTGGTCCAGGCGCTGCATGAACTCACCAAGCAGGCCGCTGTTCCTGAGCGCAAGACCTTCGGCCTCACCCCGCGTGAGATGGACGTCGTCGGCTGCATCGTCGAGGGGTGCAGCAACCGTGATATCGCCAAGCAGTTCACTCTCAGCGAAGAGACTGTGAAGCGCCACCTCTCCAATATCTTCGACAAGACCGGTGTCTCGACACGGCTCGAGCTGGCCATGTTTGCCATCGCTCACCATTTGGTTGCCCCGCAACTGTAA